The following proteins are co-located in the Streptomyces sp. DT2A-34 genome:
- a CDS encoding ABC transporter substrate-binding protein, producing the protein MNRKTLVLPAVIGLLAPVLAACGGTDSGSDGGGAIVVGTTDAFTASKEAPAPLDPAYAYDVGTWNILRQTVQTLMIQPRGEGDPVPEAAQSCGFTDSGNERYACTLREGLKFANGDPVTAEDVKYSIDRARSLKADSGVFALLSTIDTVETQGDREVIFHLKTADATFPFKLSTPVAGIVDPDIYAKDKLRDGFEVDGSGPYTLKAEVKNDELVSAVFTKNPDYKGSLKVNNGKVELRNFANADEMGTALAKGDLDLMTRTMSPEQIQKLSADSDDSVDLVDMSGLEIRYLAFNTNDPAVRGKAVRQAMAQIIDRGELVSKVYGSQAQPLYSLVPASITGHSNAFFNKYGDPSVSTAKSLLEKAGITTPVKLTLHYTTDHYGSATKKEFELLQKQLNDSGLFDADIQGTPWATFRPAEQKGEYEVYGMGWFPDFPDADNYLAPFLDKDNFLGSPYANSTIRNTLIPESRRAADRLSASSSLTDIQDIVANDVPVLPLWQGRQYVAAGDDVTGTAYALNSSSTLQLWELGRGVSG; encoded by the coding sequence ATGAACCGCAAAACTTTGGTGCTGCCGGCCGTCATCGGCCTGCTCGCGCCGGTTCTCGCCGCCTGTGGCGGAACCGACAGCGGCAGTGACGGCGGCGGCGCGATCGTCGTCGGCACCACGGACGCGTTCACTGCCTCGAAGGAGGCTCCCGCCCCGCTCGACCCCGCCTACGCCTACGACGTCGGCACCTGGAACATCCTGCGCCAGACCGTGCAGACCCTGATGATCCAGCCGCGCGGCGAGGGCGACCCGGTGCCCGAAGCCGCCCAGAGCTGCGGCTTCACCGACAGCGGCAACGAACGCTACGCCTGCACCCTGCGCGAGGGCCTGAAGTTCGCGAACGGCGACCCCGTCACCGCGGAAGACGTGAAGTACTCCATCGACCGCGCCCGCTCCCTCAAGGCCGACAGCGGCGTCTTCGCGCTGCTGTCCACCATCGACACCGTCGAGACCCAGGGCGACCGCGAGGTGATCTTCCACCTCAAGACCGCCGACGCCACCTTCCCGTTCAAGCTGTCCACCCCGGTCGCCGGCATCGTCGACCCGGACATCTACGCCAAGGACAAGCTGCGCGACGGCTTCGAGGTCGACGGCTCCGGCCCCTACACCCTCAAGGCCGAGGTCAAGAACGACGAACTGGTCTCCGCCGTGTTCACCAAGAACCCCGATTACAAGGGGAGTCTGAAGGTGAACAACGGCAAGGTCGAACTGCGCAACTTCGCGAACGCCGACGAGATGGGCACCGCCCTCGCCAAGGGCGACCTCGACCTGATGACCCGCACCATGTCGCCCGAGCAGATCCAGAAGCTGTCGGCCGACTCCGACGACAGCGTCGACCTCGTCGACATGTCCGGTCTGGAAATCCGCTACCTGGCCTTCAACACCAACGACCCGGCCGTACGCGGCAAGGCCGTCCGCCAGGCGATGGCCCAGATCATCGACCGCGGCGAACTCGTCTCCAAGGTCTACGGCTCCCAGGCCCAACCGCTGTACTCGCTGGTCCCCGCCAGCATCACCGGCCACTCCAACGCGTTCTTCAACAAGTACGGCGACCCGAGCGTGAGCACGGCCAAGTCGCTGCTGGAGAAGGCGGGCATCACGACCCCGGTGAAGCTGACCCTGCACTACACCACCGACCACTACGGCTCGGCCACCAAGAAGGAGTTCGAGCTGCTGCAGAAGCAGCTCAACGACAGCGGCCTGTTCGACGCCGACATCCAGGGCACCCCCTGGGCGACGTTCCGCCCCGCCGAGCAGAAGGGCGAGTACGAGGTCTACGGCATGGGCTGGTTCCCGGACTTCCCGGACGCCGACAACTACCTCGCCCCGTTCCTCGACAAGGACAACTTCCTCGGCTCGCCGTACGCCAACAGCACGATCCGCAACACCCTCATCCCGGAGTCCCGCCGCGCGGCCGACCGACTGTCCGCCTCCAGCAGCCTGACGGACATTCAGGACATCGTCGCCAATGACGTGCCCGTCCTGCCGCTGTGGCAGGGCAGGCAGTACGTCGCCGCGGGCGACGACGTCACCGGTACGGCGTATGCGCTCAACTCCTCCTCGACCCTTCAGCTGTGGGAGCTCGGCCGTGGCGTGAGCGGCTGA
- a CDS encoding IclR family transcriptional regulator translates to MARNIQSLERAAAMLRLLAGGERRLGLSDIASSLGLAKGTAHGILRTLQQEGFVEQDDASGRYQLGAELLRLGTTYLDVHELRARALVWTDDLARSSGESVYLGVLHQQGVLIVHHVFRPDDSRQVLEIGAMQPLHSTALGKVLSAYDPVAHSEAIETDRKAFTDRTVCELDSFEHILDMTRARGYAADVEETWEGVASVAAAIHDRRRMPVGSVGITGAVERLCRDGELRPELIAAVRDCARAVSRDLGAGRF, encoded by the coding sequence ATGGCACGGAACATCCAGTCGCTCGAACGGGCGGCCGCGATGCTGCGGCTCCTCGCGGGCGGTGAGCGGCGGCTCGGCCTGTCGGACATCGCCTCGTCGCTGGGCCTCGCCAAGGGCACCGCTCACGGGATTCTGCGCACCCTCCAGCAGGAGGGCTTCGTCGAGCAGGACGACGCCTCCGGGCGCTACCAGCTGGGCGCCGAGCTGCTGCGCCTGGGCACCACCTATCTGGACGTGCACGAGCTGCGGGCGCGCGCCCTGGTGTGGACGGACGACCTGGCCCGCTCCAGCGGGGAGAGCGTCTACCTGGGCGTTCTGCACCAGCAGGGCGTGCTGATCGTGCACCACGTCTTCCGGCCCGACGACAGCAGGCAAGTGCTGGAGATCGGGGCCATGCAGCCGCTGCACTCCACGGCCCTGGGCAAGGTCCTGTCGGCGTACGACCCGGTCGCGCACAGCGAGGCGATCGAGACCGACCGCAAGGCCTTCACCGACCGGACCGTGTGCGAGCTGGACAGCTTCGAGCACATCCTCGACATGACACGCGCGCGTGGATACGCCGCCGACGTCGAGGAGACCTGGGAGGGCGTCGCCTCCGTCGCCGCCGCCATCCACGACCGGCGCCGCATGCCCGTCGGGTCGGTCGGGATCACGGGCGCCGTGGAGCGGCTGTGCCGGGACGGCGAGCTGCGGCCCGAGCTGATCGCGGCGGTACGGGACTGCGCCCGCGCGGTGTCGCGGGACCTGGGCGCCGGGCGGTTCTGA
- a CDS encoding ABC transporter substrate-binding protein, protein MNMRNQWPVLPVVAGLASGLLTGCGTETGDTGGTGTSVVMGMSDDVLATDPASGYDPGSWLLFNNVFQSLLSFPKGATEPQPEAAEQCSFSDTEAKVYKCTLRDGLKFSNGDALTSEDVKFSFDRMLKINDPDGPAVMFPTLDKVETPDDETVVFRLNTPDATFPSKIASGAGSIVDEQQYDADGLRKDGDAVGSGPYKLDTFDGDEAVFSVNENYKGTAEVQNSGVTLKFFHGDQDALKKALLADEVDIAYRGLTAGGIADIEKSGGDSGVEVVEGSSAEVQHLVFNMDDPVAGKLGVRKAIAYLIDRDALIKDVYQGTASPLYSIIPAGIGGHNTAFFDTYGARPSKAKAAAALQDDGITGKVKLTLWSTPSRYGPATDQELKAIAQQLNDSGLFDADVQSVAFDQYEKDVAAGKYGVYVKGWIPDYPDADNFTAPFFGKGNVLSNNYSNRSITGTLIPRTAAESDRSATDDEFDQLQDIVAKELPVLPIWQAKQYAVVHDDVYGLEYCLDASTVFRFWELSKA, encoded by the coding sequence GTGAACATGCGTAACCAGTGGCCGGTCCTGCCCGTCGTGGCAGGGCTGGCCTCCGGCCTGCTGACCGGCTGCGGAACCGAAACGGGGGACACCGGGGGGACCGGAACCTCGGTGGTCATGGGGATGTCCGACGACGTCCTGGCCACCGACCCCGCCTCCGGCTACGACCCCGGCTCCTGGCTGTTGTTCAACAACGTCTTCCAGTCGCTGCTCAGCTTCCCCAAGGGCGCCACCGAACCGCAGCCCGAGGCCGCCGAGCAGTGCTCCTTCTCCGACACCGAGGCCAAGGTCTACAAGTGCACACTGCGGGACGGGCTGAAGTTCAGCAACGGTGACGCCCTCACCTCCGAGGACGTCAAGTTCTCCTTCGACCGCATGCTGAAGATCAACGACCCCGACGGCCCCGCGGTCATGTTCCCCACCCTCGACAAGGTCGAGACACCGGACGACGAGACCGTCGTCTTCCGGCTCAACACACCCGACGCCACCTTCCCCAGCAAGATCGCCTCCGGTGCCGGCTCCATCGTCGACGAGCAGCAGTACGACGCGGACGGCCTGCGCAAGGACGGCGACGCGGTCGGCTCCGGCCCGTACAAGCTGGACACGTTCGACGGCGACGAAGCGGTCTTCTCCGTCAACGAGAACTACAAGGGCACCGCCGAGGTGCAGAACTCCGGTGTCACGCTGAAGTTCTTCCACGGCGACCAGGACGCCCTGAAGAAGGCCCTCCTCGCGGACGAGGTCGACATCGCCTACCGAGGCCTCACCGCGGGCGGCATCGCCGACATCGAGAAGTCCGGCGGCGACTCCGGAGTCGAGGTCGTCGAGGGCAGCAGCGCCGAGGTCCAGCACCTGGTCTTCAACATGGACGACCCGGTCGCCGGAAAGCTCGGCGTCCGCAAGGCCATCGCCTACCTCATCGACCGCGACGCCCTCATCAAGGACGTCTACCAGGGCACGGCGAGCCCGCTGTACTCGATCATCCCGGCCGGTATCGGCGGCCACAACACGGCCTTCTTCGACACCTACGGCGCCCGCCCCTCCAAGGCCAAGGCCGCCGCTGCGCTGCAGGACGACGGCATCACCGGCAAGGTCAAGCTGACCCTGTGGTCCACCCCGTCGCGCTACGGCCCCGCCACCGACCAGGAGTTGAAGGCGATCGCGCAGCAGCTCAACGACAGCGGCCTGTTCGACGCCGACGTACAGTCCGTCGCCTTCGACCAGTACGAGAAGGACGTAGCCGCCGGCAAGTACGGCGTCTACGTGAAGGGCTGGATCCCGGACTACCCGGACGCCGACAACTTCACGGCCCCCTTCTTCGGCAAGGGCAACGTGCTGAGCAACAACTACAGCAACCGCTCGATCACCGGCACGCTCATCCCGCGCACCGCCGCCGAGAGCGACCGCTCCGCGACCGACGACGAGTTCGACCAGCTCCAGGACATCGTGGCCAAGGAACTCCCCGTCCTCCCGATCTGGCAGGCCAAGCAGTACGCGGTCGTCCACGACGACGTCTACGGCCTGGAGTACTGCCTCGACGCCTCCACCGTCTTCCGCTTCTGGGAGCTCAGCAAGGCCTGA
- a CDS encoding MIP/aquaporin family protein encodes MSSSDIFIGETIGTAILILLGGGVCAAVTLKASKARNAGWLAITFGWGFAVLTAVYTSAPLSGAHLNPAVTVALAIKDNDWSNVPTYFAGQLLGAMIGAALVWVAYYGQFHAHLTDKEIVGGPGAQATAAKAVEAQEKGAGPVLGIFSTGPEIRNAVQNLLTEIIGTVVLVLAVLTQGLNDSGKGLGTLGALITALVVVSIGLSLGGPTGYAINPARDLGPRIVHALLPLPNKGGSDWGYAWIPVVGPLIGGAIAAGIYNVAFA; translated from the coding sequence GTGTCCAGCTCCGACATCTTCATCGGCGAGACCATCGGTACCGCCATACTCATCCTGCTCGGCGGCGGCGTCTGCGCCGCTGTCACGCTGAAGGCCTCCAAGGCTCGTAACGCCGGCTGGCTCGCCATCACCTTCGGGTGGGGCTTCGCGGTGCTCACGGCCGTCTACACCTCGGCGCCGCTGTCCGGCGCCCACCTGAACCCGGCCGTGACCGTCGCACTCGCGATCAAGGACAACGACTGGAGCAACGTTCCGACGTACTTCGCCGGACAGCTGCTCGGCGCCATGATCGGTGCGGCCCTGGTCTGGGTCGCCTACTACGGCCAGTTCCACGCCCACCTCACCGACAAGGAGATCGTCGGTGGTCCGGGCGCGCAGGCCACGGCGGCCAAGGCCGTCGAGGCCCAGGAGAAGGGCGCCGGCCCGGTCCTGGGCATCTTCTCCACCGGTCCCGAGATCCGGAACGCGGTGCAGAACCTCCTCACGGAGATCATCGGCACCGTCGTGCTGGTGCTCGCGGTCCTGACCCAGGGCCTCAACGACAGCGGCAAGGGCCTGGGCACCCTGGGCGCCCTGATCACCGCGCTCGTGGTCGTCTCGATCGGTCTGTCCCTCGGCGGTCCGACCGGCTACGCGATCAACCCGGCCCGTGACCTCGGTCCGCGCATTGTCCACGCCCTTCTCCCCCTGCCCAACAAGGGCGGTTCCGACTGGGGCTACGCCTGGATCCCGGTGGTCGGCCCGCTCATCGGCGGCGCCATCGCGGCAGGCATCTACAACGTCGCGTTCGCCTAG
- a CDS encoding response regulator transcription factor, with amino-acid sequence MAIRVLLVDDQPLLRTGFRMILEAEQDLAVVGEAGDGLQALDQVRALQPDVVLMDIRMPRMDGVEATRQITGPGRDGPAKVLVLTTFDLDEYVVEALKAGASGFLLKDAPANELVQAIRVVAGGEAMLAPSITRRLLDKYATHLPSGDEPVPDTLHTLTDREVEVLKLVARGLSNAEIAADLFVSETTVKTHVGHVLTKLGLRDRVQAAVYAYESGLVRPGAQ; translated from the coding sequence GTGGCCATCCGCGTCCTACTGGTCGACGACCAGCCGCTGCTGCGTACCGGCTTCCGGATGATCCTGGAAGCGGAGCAGGACCTCGCGGTCGTGGGCGAGGCCGGTGACGGCCTCCAAGCTCTCGATCAGGTGCGGGCCCTGCAGCCCGACGTGGTTCTGATGGACATCCGTATGCCACGGATGGACGGTGTCGAGGCGACCCGGCAGATCACCGGGCCCGGGCGGGACGGCCCGGCGAAGGTGCTGGTGCTGACCACCTTCGATCTCGACGAGTACGTGGTGGAGGCGTTGAAGGCGGGGGCCAGCGGCTTCCTGCTGAAGGATGCCCCGGCCAATGAGCTGGTGCAGGCGATCCGTGTGGTCGCCGGTGGTGAGGCGATGCTGGCGCCGAGCATCACGCGTCGGCTGCTCGACAAGTACGCCACGCATCTCCCGTCGGGCGACGAGCCGGTGCCGGACACCCTGCACACGCTCACCGACCGCGAGGTGGAGGTGCTGAAGCTGGTGGCGCGGGGCCTGTCCAACGCGGAGATCGCCGCCGATCTGTTCGTCAGCGAGACCACCGTGAAGACACACGTCGGCCATGTGCTCACCAAGCTGGGTCTGCGTGACCGGGTACAGGCCGCGGTGTACGCGTACGAGAGCGGGCTGGTGCGCCCCGGCGCCCAGTAG
- the glpK gene encoding glycerol kinase GlpK codes for MTDAHTAGPFIAAIDQGTTSSRCIVFDRDGRIVSVDQKEHEQIFPKPGWVEHNATEIWTNVQEVVAGAIAKAGITRDDIKAIGITNQRETTVLWDKNTGEPVHNAIVWQDTRTDALCKELGRNVGQDRFRRETGLPLASYFAGPKARWLLDNVEGLKERAEAGDILFGTMDTWVIWNLTGGVDGGKHVTDVTNASRTMLMNLHTMEWDEKIAESIGVPLQILPEIRSSAEVYGEITGGKLGDLLGGIPVASALGDQQAALFGQTCFAEGEVKSTYGTGTFMVMNTGEKIINSYAGLLTTVGYKIGDQPTVYALEGSIAVTGSLVQWMRDQMGLISTAAEIETLALSVEDNGGAYFVPAFSGLFAPHWRSDARGVIAGLTRYVTKAHLARAVLEATAWQTREIADAMVKDSGDELVALKVDGGMTANNLLMQTLSDVLDAPVVRPMVAETTCLGAAYAAGLAVGFWNSTDDLRANWRRAAEWTPRMDAETRDREYKNWLKAVERTMGWLEDDES; via the coding sequence GTGACCGACGCCCACACCGCCGGCCCCTTCATCGCCGCCATCGACCAGGGCACCACCTCCAGCCGCTGCATCGTCTTCGACCGCGACGGCCGCATCGTCTCCGTCGACCAGAAGGAGCACGAGCAGATCTTCCCGAAGCCGGGCTGGGTCGAGCACAACGCCACCGAGATCTGGACCAACGTCCAGGAGGTCGTCGCCGGAGCCATCGCGAAGGCCGGCATCACCCGCGACGACATCAAGGCCATCGGCATCACCAACCAGCGCGAGACCACCGTGCTGTGGGACAAGAACACCGGTGAGCCCGTCCACAACGCCATCGTCTGGCAGGACACCCGCACCGACGCGCTCTGCAAGGAGCTCGGCCGCAATGTCGGCCAGGACCGCTTCCGCCGTGAGACCGGCCTTCCCCTCGCCTCCTACTTCGCCGGCCCCAAGGCCCGCTGGCTGCTGGACAACGTCGAGGGCCTCAAGGAGCGCGCCGAGGCCGGCGACATCCTCTTCGGCACCATGGACACCTGGGTCATCTGGAACCTGACCGGCGGTGTCGACGGCGGCAAGCACGTCACCGACGTCACCAACGCCTCCCGCACCATGCTGATGAACCTCCACACCATGGAGTGGGACGAAAAGATCGCCGAGTCGATCGGCGTGCCCCTGCAGATCCTGCCCGAGATCCGCTCCTCCGCCGAGGTCTACGGCGAGATCACCGGCGGCAAGCTGGGCGACCTGCTCGGCGGCATCCCGGTCGCCTCCGCGCTCGGCGACCAGCAGGCGGCCCTGTTCGGCCAGACCTGCTTCGCCGAGGGCGAGGTCAAGTCGACGTACGGCACCGGCACCTTCATGGTGATGAACACCGGTGAGAAGATCATCAACTCGTACGCGGGTCTGCTGACCACGGTCGGCTACAAGATCGGCGACCAGCCGACGGTCTACGCCCTGGAGGGCTCGATCGCCGTCACCGGCTCCCTGGTGCAGTGGATGCGCGACCAGATGGGCCTGATCTCCACCGCCGCCGAGATCGAGACGCTCGCGCTCTCGGTCGAGGACAACGGCGGCGCCTACTTCGTGCCGGCCTTCTCCGGCCTGTTCGCCCCGCACTGGCGCTCCGACGCCCGCGGTGTGATCGCCGGCCTGACCCGGTACGTCACCAAGGCGCACCTCGCGCGTGCCGTTCTGGAGGCCACGGCCTGGCAGACGCGGGAGATCGCCGACGCCATGGTGAAGGACTCCGGCGACGAGCTGGTGGCGCTCAAGGTCGACGGCGGCATGACCGCCAACAACCTGCTGATGCAGACGCTCTCCGACGTCCTGGACGCCCCCGTGGTGCGCCCGATGGTCGCCGAGACCACCTGCCTCGGCGCCGCCTACGCCGCCGGTCTCGCCGTCGGCTTCTGGAACAGCACCGACGACCTGCGCGCCAACTGGCGCCGGGCCGCCGAGTGGACCCCCCGCATGGACGCGGAGACCCGCGACCGTGAGTACAAGAACTGGCTCAAGGCCGTCGAGCGGACCATGGGCTGGCTCGAGGACGACGAGAGCTGA
- a CDS encoding HAD family phosphatase produces the protein MTSTVPAPGTRTAEGSALQAVLLDMDGTLVDTEGFWWDVEVEIFAGLGHMLDDTWRHVVVGGPMSRSAGFLIEATGADISLAELTVLLNQGFEDRIDRALPLMPGAARLLAELAAFEIPTALVSASHRRIIDRVLTSLGPQHFALTVAGDEVPRTKPHPDPYLLAAAGLGVDPARCAVVEDTATGVAAAEAAGCHVVAVPSVAPITPATRRTVVTSLEEVDLAFLRGLMAA, from the coding sequence ATGACCAGCACGGTCCCCGCACCAGGAACCCGTACGGCCGAGGGCTCAGCCCTGCAGGCCGTGCTGCTCGACATGGACGGAACCTTGGTGGACACCGAGGGCTTCTGGTGGGACGTCGAGGTCGAGATCTTCGCCGGCCTCGGTCACATGCTCGACGACACCTGGCGCCATGTCGTCGTCGGCGGCCCCATGAGCCGCAGCGCAGGATTCCTGATCGAGGCCACCGGCGCCGACATCTCCCTCGCCGAGCTCACCGTGCTGCTGAACCAGGGCTTCGAGGACCGCATCGACCGCGCCCTGCCGCTGATGCCGGGGGCCGCCCGGCTGCTGGCCGAGCTGGCCGCGTTCGAGATCCCCACCGCCCTGGTCTCCGCCTCGCACCGGCGCATCATCGACCGGGTGCTCACCTCGCTCGGCCCTCAGCACTTCGCGCTGACCGTCGCCGGCGACGAGGTGCCGCGCACCAAGCCGCACCCGGACCCGTACCTGCTCGCGGCGGCCGGACTGGGCGTCGACCCGGCCCGATGCGCGGTGGTCGAGGACACGGCGACCGGCGTCGCGGCGGCCGAGGCCGCGGGCTGCCATGTGGTGGCCGTGCCGTCCGTGGCCCCGATCACCCCGGCCACCCGGCGCACCGTGGTGACCTCCCTCGAAGAGGTCGATCTGGCATTTCTGCGCGGGCTGATGGCGGCCTGA
- a CDS encoding glycerol-3-phosphate dehydrogenase/oxidase gives MTSQSTLQSVPALGTRPASGSNPSRAETREQLAKASYDLLVIGGGILGISTAWHAAQSGLRVALVDAGDFAGATSSASSKLLHGGLRYLQTGAVKLVAENHFERRAVSRQVAPHLANPLTFYLPVYKGGPHGAAKLGAGVFAYSALSAFGDGVGHLLSPAKAAQDVPELRTDNLKAVAVYGDDQMNDARMALMTVRAAVEAGAVVLNHAEVSGLRFTKGRVTGAELRDRLSGDEFGVNARLVLNATGPWVDHLRKMEDPNAAPSIRLSKGAHLVLKRTSPWKAALATPIDKYRITFALPWEDMLLLGTTDEEFEGDPADVAVNDKDIAQILDEAAFSIRDQQLDRDLITYAFAGLRVLPGGPGDTAKAKRETVVTEGKGGMLSVAGGKWTTFRHIGRTVMQKLQALPGHPLGDDFEPIASLPKKLPLPGIANPRAVAHRLLTDRPAPGPRMAADTAKHLATHYGSLAFDIARIANENPELGERVHPDAPEIWAQVVYARDNEWAETQDDVLRRRTTLTIRGLATDDVRAKVQDLLDKK, from the coding sequence ATGACCAGTCAGTCCACCCTGCAGTCCGTGCCTGCCCTCGGTACGCGCCCGGCCTCCGGCTCCAACCCGAGCCGCGCCGAGACCCGGGAGCAGCTCGCCAAGGCGTCGTACGACCTTCTCGTGATCGGCGGCGGCATCCTGGGCATCTCCACCGCCTGGCACGCCGCGCAGTCCGGCCTCAGGGTGGCTCTGGTCGACGCCGGCGACTTCGCCGGCGCCACCTCGTCCGCCTCCTCCAAGCTGCTCCACGGCGGTCTGCGCTATCTGCAGACCGGCGCGGTGAAGCTGGTGGCGGAGAACCACTTCGAGCGCCGTGCGGTCTCCCGCCAGGTGGCACCTCACCTGGCGAACCCGCTCACGTTCTACCTCCCCGTGTACAAGGGCGGGCCGCACGGCGCCGCGAAGCTCGGGGCGGGCGTCTTCGCCTACTCCGCGCTCTCCGCGTTCGGTGACGGAGTGGGACACCTGCTCTCGCCGGCCAAGGCCGCGCAGGACGTGCCCGAGCTGCGCACCGACAACCTCAAGGCCGTGGCCGTGTACGGCGACGACCAGATGAACGACGCGCGCATGGCGCTGATGACGGTCCGCGCGGCCGTCGAGGCGGGCGCCGTCGTGCTCAACCACGCCGAGGTCAGCGGCCTGCGCTTCACCAAGGGCCGGGTGACGGGCGCGGAGCTGCGCGACCGCCTCTCCGGCGACGAGTTCGGCGTGAACGCCCGCCTGGTGCTCAACGCGACCGGCCCGTGGGTCGACCACCTGCGCAAGATGGAGGACCCGAATGCCGCGCCGTCGATCCGTCTGTCGAAGGGCGCGCATCTGGTCCTGAAGCGGACCTCGCCCTGGAAAGCGGCGCTCGCGACGCCGATCGACAAGTACCGCATCACCTTCGCCCTGCCCTGGGAGGACATGCTCCTGCTGGGCACCACGGACGAGGAGTTCGAGGGCGACCCGGCGGACGTCGCGGTCAACGACAAGGACATAGCCCAGATCCTGGACGAGGCCGCGTTCTCCATCCGGGACCAGCAGCTCGACCGCGACCTCATCACGTACGCCTTCGCGGGTCTGCGCGTGCTGCCGGGCGGCCCCGGTGACACGGCGAAGGCCAAGCGCGAGACCGTGGTGACCGAGGGCAAGGGCGGCATGCTGTCCGTCGCGGGCGGCAAGTGGACCACCTTCCGGCACATCGGCCGTACGGTCATGCAGAAGCTTCAGGCGCTGCCGGGCCACCCGCTGGGCGACGACTTCGAGCCGATCGCCTCGCTGCCGAAGAAGCTGCCGCTGCCGGGCATCGCCAACCCGCGCGCGGTCGCCCACCGTCTGCTGACCGACCGTCCGGCGCCCGGCCCCCGCATGGCGGCCGACACGGCGAAGCACCTGGCCACGCACTATGGTTCGCTGGCCTTCGACATCGCCCGCATCGCGAACGAGAACCCGGAGCTGGGCGAACGGGTCCACCCGGACGCCCCGGAGATCTGGGCCCAGGTCGTCTACGCCCGGGACAACGAGTGGGCCGAGACGCAGGACGACGTGCTGCGCCGCCGGACGACGCTGACGATCCGGGGTCTGGCCACGGACGACGTCCGGGCGAAGGTGCAGGACCTGCTCGACAAGAAGTAA
- a CDS encoding RecB family exonuclease: METSTEGAAADCGSDVAPVTGAVADGDPAGAEASPARADSVVATVDAGEGAAPAVGVAARPAIPPASLSPSRASDFMQCPLLYRFRVIDRLPEKPSAAATKGTLVHAVLERLFDAPAAERTAPRAKSLVPGQWDRLRESRPEVVELFEDDPEGERLARWLGEAEQLVERWFSLEDPTRLEPAERELFVEAELDSGLRLRGIIDRVDVAATGEVRIVDYKTGKAPRPEYAEGALFQMKFYALVVWRLKQVIPRRLQLVYLGSGDVLTYDPVLADLERVERKLLALWEAIRQATESGDWRPRPTKLCGWCDHQAHCPEFGGTPPPYPLPVTVAEPGSAGGPGGAPRATQSLPVRAGESGGGPQGRMGPD, from the coding sequence ATGGAGACGAGCACGGAGGGTGCCGCGGCGGACTGCGGCAGTGACGTCGCGCCCGTGACAGGGGCCGTGGCGGACGGGGACCCAGCGGGGGCGGAAGCGTCCCCGGCGCGGGCGGACAGTGTGGTGGCGACGGTCGATGCGGGTGAGGGCGCGGCCCCTGCGGTCGGTGTGGCCGCGCGCCCGGCCATACCGCCGGCCTCGCTGTCGCCGTCCCGTGCCAGTGACTTCATGCAGTGCCCGCTGCTCTACCGGTTCCGGGTGATCGACCGGCTGCCCGAGAAGCCGAGCGCGGCGGCGACCAAGGGGACCCTTGTGCACGCGGTGCTGGAGCGGCTCTTCGACGCTCCGGCCGCCGAGCGGACCGCCCCGCGTGCCAAGTCCCTCGTCCCGGGCCAGTGGGACCGGCTGCGCGAGAGCAGGCCGGAGGTGGTGGAGCTGTTCGAGGACGATCCCGAGGGGGAGCGGCTGGCGAGGTGGCTCGGTGAGGCGGAGCAGCTCGTGGAGCGCTGGTTCAGCCTGGAGGATCCGACGCGGCTGGAGCCTGCCGAGCGTGAGCTGTTCGTCGAGGCCGAGCTGGACTCGGGGCTGCGGTTGCGCGGGATCATCGACCGTGTCGATGTGGCGGCCACGGGTGAGGTGCGGATCGTCGACTACAAGACCGGCAAGGCTCCCCGGCCCGAGTACGCCGAGGGTGCGCTGTTCCAGATGAAGTTCTACGCGCTCGTGGTGTGGCGGCTGAAGCAGGTGATTCCGCGCCGGCTTCAGCTCGTCTACCTGGGCAGCGGTGATGTGCTGACGTACGACCCGGTCCTGGCCGATCTGGAGCGGGTGGAGCGCAAGCTGCTCGCGTTGTGGGAAGCGATCCGGCAGGCGACGGAGAGCGGTGACTGGCGTCCCCGGCCGACCAAGTTGTGCGGCTGGTGCGACCACCAGGCCCACTGCCCGGAATTCGGCGGCACTCCCCCGCCGTATCCGTTGCCGGTGACAGTGGCCGAGCCGGGTTCGGCCGGGGGTCCGGGGGGTGCCCCCCGGGCGACGCAGTCGTTGCCGGTCAGGGCGGGCGAGTCCGGTGGCGGCCCGCAGGGCAGAATGGGGCCGGACTAG